One Synergistota bacterium genomic window, AGAGCCACCAGCGATAAAAGATCAAGAGCAGAACGATATTTAAGCGGAAGCTTTAGATAAAGAATATCTATTCTAACGTGAGCCTTCTTAAAAAGCGCATAAGAAAAAGCCCATCCGCTCATGATGGCGAGGGTATATCCTGAGAATTCCTCTCCCCCGCTTATGGAAACCGAAAAGAGCTTTCTTAGCAAAACATCAATACATATATAAACCGCCATGAAGAGAACCAGTACTCCACTCGCCCATACCCCATATTTACAAACTCTTTCGGCCATCAATATAGCTCTCTCTATCATCTTTCTCCCCCCACAGCAAATTTAAAGGGGATATGGCTTTAAATGATAAGCCATATCCCCCATCGCTTTCAGAGCATGAAACGAAACTTTACTTAACCTCAGCCTTAAGTCCAACCACCTTACCTATTGTCTCATTCCAGC contains:
- a CDS encoding TRAP transporter small permease — protein: MIERAILMAERVCKYGVWASGVLVLFMAVYICIDVLLRKLFSVSISGGEEFSGYTLAIMSGWAFSYALFKKAHVRIDILYLKLPLKYRSALDLLSLVALIIFVILTTYYAFGVLHTSILRNSVANTPLQTPLWIPQSLWFVSLVFFSIVLILFLVGT